The genomic region GAAGGAGTTGTAATTTAAGGAATGTTTTAATTGTCTGAtcattttcttattttaaaaGTTCTGTATAATTTTCTAGTAATCATATTTATAGCCAAAATCCTAATCAAATCACAAATTCTAGTAATCATATTTAAAGCCAAAATCCTAATCAAATCACAAACATATATACGACCTAAATAGAAAATACTATAATGATCTTGGATGGATTTAAGTACACATTGCATTTTATTTGTAATGTAGATTATATTTTGGTTTAAAAATTTAATATTGAAAATCCAAGTATTTGTAAAAATTGGATTTAAAGCGTTCGGTTCACAACCTTCAATGCTATCCGTTGACATCTGTTGACTCTTTAAATGATGTTTGTTGACGAGGGTATGTGGGTCCGGCACTCCGGCTAATATTTATCTTTTTAAATTTTGGTTTCAGCATAAAAAGGAGACCGAAGTAAGAAGTATATAAATGCAACTATGCAGCGTTAACCTTTTTCTATAAATAATAGCAATGAAGTGACATAATAATAATTTATGAATAAAGCTTTGTTCATATCATTACGGATGCCACAAAGACAGATGAAGGGGTATCTAGGTAAAGGGTTGAGTGGACAGACGCACCCATTAAAAAAATAGGGTATTTTTAAGGTAAATCCTAATCATGCTTTTTGAAAATTTGGTTAAACCCCTCATTCGCAACGCCAGAAAATAATTCTTGTGTTCACCACTGATTACGACTGAAGAAAATGCAACACTCAGCACCACATTGCGTAGCCACACCGGTTGGGCGTTTGCGGGTTTGTTATTGGTGTTGTTAAAAGTGACTCTTTAACAAACTTGGGTGATTGCCACACTGGTTGGGCGTTTACGGGTTTGTTATTGGTGCTGTTAAAAGTGACTCTTTAACAAACTTGGGTGATTAGGGAGGGACCGAccattaaaatatatttttccttGCACATGAGAATGGTTCAATAAAAGAGAGAGTCCGTTTAGACACCCTATGTTATTTGTTATTTTGTAAAAAGACAGccgagtaaactgccaaaatgccACTTAActtcaaaactcaaaccttttgaatctgggtccctgtggtttcaattttgttgccatttccaTCCAAAAACAAAATCTGATCAAATTTTTCAGCTAACATTcagctttttttttctttcttctaaAGAAAGGCAAATTTGTCAGATTTTTAATTTGtaataataaaacgttaaaagaccattttacccttcaTGAAAAGGgaggaaaagaaacaaaaaagcCGAACTTTAACTGAAAAATCCGACATTTTAAAAGAAATGTAAAACACTTTAAAAATATTGGAATATTAGTTTTCTTATGAAAGTTAAAAATGTTGTACAATTTTTAAAACTAAACTTTTAGGATTTGCTGACTTGTCAtgctttttatttaaaaaaaacacatGAAAGTTAAAAAGTTGTACAATTTTAAAACTTAACTTTTAGGAATTGCTGACTCGTCAtgctttttatttaaaaaaacactCAATACACGGCAACGACGagtggtttcaaaataaaattaaaaccacACAAAACTAGATAAGTTGAAAACCAAAAGAACATGTtggtgaaacctttttagacccaCGTACCTTTAAACTAAACTGGTAAAATAACCCAAAACACAGGAACTAAAATAACATTTAAGTCTTTAAAGTAAGATGAAACATTGTGTTTTAGCAGTTTAATAGACAACTTGAATAAAAGACAGGCAGACATAACAACATTACAAAATTTAGTGATAAAAATGCAAAGCAACTTAAATCAATTCGTGTTTACCATCCAAAATAGAATAAAAgcaaaataaaaccctgattttTACATCTCAGAagccaaacaaaacaaaacaaaagcatAAGTGGTTTCAATCCAAACTACTAGACCATATAATGTCAATAAACCCTACATCAGCCATGTCACCACTGCTACCCGTACCCGTTCCGTTGTTAAGAGTTAAGAGACAGGTTACGGGTCAGATTAACCAGCGACGCGGTCGAATCCCTAGAGCCGTTGCTACTGTTTAGTGATCCTTCCCCAATTGTCCTATCTCCTCCTACATTCTGGTTCTTCTAcaagaaaaaaaattattataaaccGTCACATGAAAATAAACGTTTTATCAATCCGCAAGATATTACCTCCTTAACGATCCTTTTGGCTTTTATCAACTTCTCCCTGCTCTCATAAAAGCTTAGATCGTCTAACAAAGACGTTTTCGCTGAATAGCttttaaaaatctcaagcatttCCAGACCTTGTTTCAAACCCACCTGAAAGAATGTACAGTTCAACATTAACCAATAtcggttttataaaaatatagcaaaaataaaagttaaacaaataaaaatgtaCCTCTTGAGTGTCCCTGGTGTATGTAACGGGTCGGTTATCATTGTTTTCAAGAATTATGTGTCTCAGCAGCGTGTTGGGAACATCCTTTACGATGTGCCACTTAACTGGAAAAAAACCGTTCCATTTGTCAAGCTGCCAAAAATCCATGTTCTTTTCGTAATCCACAGGTCCGATCATTTCAGCAACACCCACAAACTGCCCACTTCCGTTTACCTATAAACAtgatcaaaaataaataaaaaaatacctaaaaaatgtacacgtgtaataaataaaatatacaatAAACAAGCTTACAGAAAAAAAGAGGAAAATGTTTGCTTTTCCTTCAGCGTCACGAAACGCAGTGTCTAATTTCTTGTTGCCATTAGGCGTGCTAGACCAAACGTCATACTTAAGGCACTTGTGAACGTCATCTTCACTATACGACTTGATTACGTAAAACTTGGCATGATCATACTTTGTCTTAAACTCTTCAAGATTATATTTATCACGTGCGAGTGAAACTCCCATTTTTTCATCTTCAAGATGCGTATTTACGCTCTGGGCCCGTGGGCCACGTGTTAACTCTTCAGATTCACCAGTCGCAAAAGACTTATCCCTTGATTTGTATCTATCGTTATCGTTCCAAAGTCTACCACCAGAAGCGTAGTTCATAGCGTAGTTTGAAAAAAGCCCTTGGTTCTGGTACGCGAATGATGAATAATTCCCGGACGATTTATACCCTTTTGCGAAATCGGCAGACTGGTAAGCAGACCCCAACTAAACCATAAAACGTTCCACGTTAAAAAACTTGCATATCATAGACGACTAGGGCTGCAAACTAAACCGAACAAACAAGAACAAGACCTTCGCTTCCCTATGAATGACATTATCtaaaaaagggtaaaaaggtaaaACATACCTTGTTAAGTGACCTGATATGCTGTGACTGAAGGACTGACTTCGGAACACTAGAAGCAGACTGTTGTCGGGACTTCATATCCAAAGGGTAATTTGGAGAGTTCCCGGTATAATTCATGGTTCTTTTGGAATTAAGGTCACTATATTTCATCCCGTTTGAGCCCGTAGCAGACTTTGTGCCGTAAGATGATGTTGAGTTAGAATTCCACGCATAGCATGACATGGCATCTGATGAAGAAAAATAGGGTTGTTGCCCATCGACGCCCATAAAAGTCCCAGTAGCATAAGGATTATAACTAGGCATATAATAAAGAAGCGAACCGTTACTATCCGTGTAAGAACCGACACTAGAGTTCATATTACCTGAACCATCACTATATGCTCCATTTTGACCTAAcaaaaacaatcaaacaaaataAATCATTTTCTGATCATCAAAATACAAACGATTTGGTTCATATTAacataaaataatgaaaataatGCAACTTTTAACCTGGATAATGATAATCGTAACAGCTAGTAGGTGAGTAGTTAACACCTTGCCCTGCAGTTGCCTTATTGGCAGCCCCGCCTTTTACAGAAGGAACAGAAACCCCTGCAAACGGTGGGGCTGATCCCGAAGGTATGCCTTCTTTTCTAGAACCCTAAAACAAAAATACAGATCTAATTAAATTAAATGTGCAACCCCTCAAAGTGTCTGATTATATAATATAAAACATTGATACATGCATTGATCGAACAACCATAAACGGAAAAGTTCAAAAAGGGGTCTCACCGGATTTTGATCGTCCATTTTAGCACCCGTGCTAGACTTCAATCCAGATGCTGATGGCTCCGCTGCTAAAGCAAGTTAAGCAAAATCCCAAAATAAAATTAACAAAACCGTAGTTATGCACACTTGCACCcagaaaatttacaaaaaattaTATGATATTGACTTCAAATCGAGATCGTGATCATTCTGTACTTTAATCGGCTTCAAATGTCaactttttattttataaaaatgtgatCTTTTAGGCTGATAGAACCAGAAAAGATCAAGAACAAAAATGATTCTATAAGATTTAAACTTTTGTGATCAAAccccaaaaaattctaaaaaaaaactaCTTTGAAAACACAAACTGCAACCAATAAATAAAGGATACACTGTAAAATGTTCTTGTCTCCAGGCATATTAACCTTCAAAACAAACTCCTGAAACAAAACAACTCCAAAAGTGTTAAACGAATATAtacaaaaatcatcaaaaacaactttaaaaatatttttatgccaACAAATGGGATAACTTGAAGCCAAAAAAAATGCGATGCTCTGAAGATATAAAGAACAagattcttttaaaaaaaaaaaaaacaaaaagtacAATGCATAATTGGTTCACACTTTCTCAAAATGtcaacacaaacaaacacatcaTAAACCATACAAACCCTAAAAATTGCAACTTGAAATCAACATCAAACAGAAACACCccacaaaatatttaaaaatctttatttaaaaaaaccctCTTCATTTTCCCTGAATAATCACAATCAAACCGAATTcaagtaaaaaaaatggaaaatcTTAGAAATATTAAAAAtgttaaagataatgcaaccattATGTATGAAGAATTATGAAAGAACATAAATAAAAAGAGCCcatgaaaaaaaaagtttttttttttgtagaatacTCACAATAAAACCAgaacaagtaaaaaaaataataaaaatcttgACAATGTTAAAGATAATGCGATCATTATGCATGAAAAATAAttatgaacaaagaaaataaacccaTGAAGAAAGATTGAATTTTTCATGGAATAATGAAGCATTGGGATAAGTAAGTGAATATTGAAGAAGAAAAGTGACCTGAAGAGTGATCACCGGGAAAAACGGTGAAAAGCGGCGGTTGTAGGGTGGAAAACCGGCGGTGAGTGGGTGGAGGCGGTGAATTGTGAAGAGGGGAGAAGAGTGTGGGCGTGTTTGAAGAGGGGGGATTGCTAAACCCCTAAATGTAGATCCAACGGTTGAGATGAGTTGATGGAGGTTATTTGGACGGTTGGAAAGGGGTGGTTACAGAAGAGTGAGATTATCGGATAAAAACTTTTTGAATTCTTGGATTAGTTACAAAGATATCCCTTGATCTTTTTAGCGCTTTGTTATTGGCCCGTATCATTCTTGGGGTTAAATGAGAACTTTGACACTTAGAGTCTCTTTGGTAGGGGTAATTGAATGGATGAGTGAATGGAATGGACGAGTTAATGGAATGAACGAGATAATGGAATGGACAATGGAATAAAATgaatcattccattccattgtaaTGTTTGTTACTCATATGAGAATAAAACGAATCATTACTTTATACAATTTAATAAACCAAAAAGACGAGATAACAAAGCACAAttgtattaaaaacgacaaaaatataattgtcttaataataatattactaatggtaaaaaaaattaatagcaaaaattttgatatgtattaatattagtattaatattataaatacaaatataaatataataataataataataataataataataataataataataataataaatatatttcttccattccttgaaggaatgaaaGAAAAACACTCCCTTACCAATGAATGGAAATTGctatatttggaaggagttacattcaTTCGGAATGCttcattccattaccacatgataaccaaacatgtttttttctattccatcagaatgatccattccattacaACTTctattccttcataccaaacgtTACCTTAGGACATAGGATAGGATGTGGCTTAACGCCACCCCACTACGTAATGGATTTTAGTGTTTTGTGGCGTCATCAACCACCTCTCGATCGTTAACATGGGGGCATCATCTTGCATAACATGATATTGGAGGACTCGGGCAGAGCGTTTTGTGAAGAAAGTTATGATGAAAGTAACCAACCGACGAACTCACTACTCACATACGCTGAAAAAGAAGTTATCCGAGCGATGATACGTGATAGAGATACACACCATAACCTTCGAGCTGATCTGACCTAGCACCTATGATTTTATCGTGAACAAGGAGGAGACATAACCTTCAAGCTGATCTGACCAAGCACCTATTGTTTTATCGTGAACAAGGAGGAAACGACGAAGACGATGAGTGATTTTTTAGTGAcattgtattttttatttaaattatgatattgtatttttttatttaagttatggtattttattttttttatttaaattatgagttctaaattaatatatcaaaattaaataatgtttaaatgtaaataaaaaataataattaggtaatgatgatagaggctttaaaccattgcatgcaagttaaagtaaataactttaaagccccctgtgtgacgtggcggTGAGGTGGTGCTGaggtggcgtgataaagcccctaggggctttataccacaccctgtagccttagaccacccgtagtggggttTTTGACGTTTTTTCCCAAAAAAACGCCCCACCACGCCGACCGATTGCCCCCGTAGGCCTTTTTTAAAAAAATCGAGTAGTGACCTTTTTAAAATGCCAAACTTTCGCTACTTTTCAAAATCTGACCGTTGCTCAACGGTAACAACCAaaaagttttaatattttttattccACATTTTTACCTATATAACAACCCATTTTCACTTATTTTTTACAAACTTTACCCTACTCTCTTCTATACTACttcaaattttataaaaaaaattatatcatgAATCCCTTCCGACCCCCTTTCGATGTTACGTCTAGACCCGGTAACCCTACTACATATCGCCCGAACACCACCCAACCACAACCAAACTTCAATTTTCAAGAGATTGGACCTGAGTATGTTTGCGTACGCACAAATATTAGGCATAGGTGGTTCGCAACCGTTCTTTCACGATCCACACGGTTTTGCATCCACGGGCGGTTCGCAACCGTCCACCcatgttggtgcatccgtctgtcatcttcgtcttgtatcgagtcttgtattgtatcagttagatcagggcacgaaaaacgagatagTGAATTAttagagattccgcttgaaatgactttggATCAGTTTCAAGTGAAATCACATGGGTCTGATTCCACTCGAGTTGTAGTTGTGGATTTCGCTTGGATTGTaagatgttgatttcgcttgaagtgtgttcaagcgaaatcacatcacctataaataggttagcttggagcgaaatcaggaatCAAATCTTCCggtttgtaacgaagtgctgccgaagtgtcgtcacgctgtaaaaGTCATTCAATCTATACAATCGATAGTTTAAAGTGTATTCCTTGCTGAATTGAgctcagtttcttagtttccgcctctgaaactgaggtaaactcttctgatcgactcgttcgggtccgaaaacgatcttacaagtggtatcagagctcaggaggaagagttcataccaattcagctgcgttttctgtttttctacaccttcttttcaaattGAACATCATTTCACAGTTAAAATTGGCTCAAAATTTCACTGTACACGCATAATCATGATTTAACATATCCTTAAAAGTTTCAGGCTAAAATTCAAACTAAAACTGGTCATTTtgataattccgcttgaaagtgttcGATTGAATGATGACGTCacagtgattccgcttgaagattGGTCTTGATTCCGCTCAGAACTGTGTTTCCGCTTGAGATTGtattttgatttcgcttgaaatcaagATCCTGCTTGGAAGTTcagtgtgattccgctccaaattgttaagtgattccgctccaaagtactTGGTGATCCCGCTTGAAAAATTTTGGTGATTCCGTTCGAACCAAGATTTCGCTTGAATGAGTATtgttttgattccgcttgaatcagggatttcgcttgaaaagggaCTTTGTTTGAgtttgctatttcgcttgaaaagtcaGTTTTGAGAACTTTGAAAAACTGAATCATGGACGAGGatttttataatgcctttgctaccccgatcacaGTTGCTCAGAAgacgatgttggaaaacgaaacgggaaccatgcaaaaaccgcccaaactaatgaacatcgaggagtataagAGTTGGGAAgaacggtttgagaattgggtgcaagcaaactatctagatgcttgggaatgtattgaaacgaaatacgttagatcaacaaatgatgatgatgagttgattgctatcaaagatcttagtcccgatgagaaaaagaaatacaaaaacgaaaagatgatgattagtttgttGCAACAGGCAGTCAAAGAGGATATCATGGTTTTACTGCAACATACTGGGAAtgcttattcaatttggaaaacattgcgatctaagtttgttggaagccaagaaatgatcaaaaacaagaaatcacttctgaaaaaagagtttgatttatttcgtggtttgaaaaacgaaagcacaaagcagataattgaaagatactgcaatttatTGGTGAACATGAAGAGGGCTAGTATCACCAAAGAGAATGAGGAGTTAATTGAAAAActggctgatgcattaccacatgAGACTTAGGGTACATACTcgatgatgctaagaaacaaaAAAGGTTTCAACAATCTAACACTGAGCAACtttattgaaaagcttgaagcacaagaaatggaacagataaagatttcaagaa from Helianthus annuus cultivar XRQ/B chromosome 10, HanXRQr2.0-SUNRISE, whole genome shotgun sequence harbors:
- the LOC110885075 gene encoding YTH domain-containing protein ECT1 isoform X6; amino-acid sequence: MPGDKNILQSAEPSASGLKSSTGAKMDDQNPGSRKEGIPSGSAPPFAGVSVPSVKGGAANKATAGQGVNYSPTSCYDYHYPGQNGAYSDGSGNMNSSVGSYTDSNDAMSCYAWNSNSTSSYGTKSATGSNGMKYSDLNSKRTMNYTGNSPNYPLDMKSRQQSASSVPKSVLQSQHIRSLNKLGSAYQSADFAKGYKSSGNYSSFAYQNQGLFSNYAMNYASGGRLWNDNDRYKSRDKSFATGESEELTRGPRAQSVNTHLEDEKMGVSLARDKYNLEEFKTKYDHAKFYVIKSYSEDDVHKCLKYDVWSSTPNGNKKLDTAFRDAEGKANIFLFFSVNGSGQFVGVAEMIGPVDYEKNMDFWQLDKWNGFFPVKWHIVKDVPNTLLRHIILENNDNRPVTYTRDTQEVGLKQGLEMLEIFKSYSAKTSLLDDLSFYESREKLIKAKRIVKEKNQNVGGDRTIGEGSLNSSNGSRDSTASLVNLTRNLSLNS
- the LOC110885075 gene encoding YTH domain-containing protein ECT1 isoform X3 translates to MPGDKNILQSAEPSASGLKSSTGAKMDDQNPGSRKEGIPSGSAPPFAGVSVPSVKGGAANKATAGQGVNYSPTSCYDYHYPGQNGAYSDGSGNMNSSVGSYTDSNGSLLYYMPSYNPYATGTFMGVDGQQPYFSSSDAMSCYAWNSNSTSSYGTKSATGSNGMKYSDLNSKRTMNYTGNSPNYPLDMKSRQQSASSVPKSVLQSQHIRSLNKLGSAYQSADFAKGYKSSGNYSSFAYQNQGLFSNYAMNYASGGRLWNDNDRYKSRDKSFATGESEELTRGPRAQSVNTHLEDEKMGVSLARDKYNLEEFKTKYDHAKFYVIKSYSEDDVHKCLKYDVWSSTPNGNKKLDTAFRDAEGKANIFLFFSVNGSGQFVGVAEMIGPVDYEKNMDFWQLDKWNGFFPVKWHIVKDVPNTLLRHIILENNDNRPVTYTRDTQEVGLKQGLEMLEIFKSYSAKTSLLDDLSFYESREKLIKAKRIVKENQNVGGDRTIGEGSLNSSNGSRDSTASLVNLTRNLSLNS
- the LOC110885075 gene encoding YTH domain-containing protein ECT1 isoform X1 — protein: MPGDKNILQSAEPSASGLKSSTGAKMDDQNPGSRKEGIPSGSAPPFAGVSVPSVKGGAANKATAGQGVNYSPTSCYDYHYPGQNGAYSDGSGNMNSSVGSYTDSNGSLLYYMPSYNPYATGTFMGVDGQQPYFSSSDAMSCYAWNSNSTSSYGTKSATGSNGMKYSDLNSKRTMNYTGNSPNYPLDMKSRQQSASSVPKSVLQSQHIRSLNKLGSAYQSADFAKGYKSSGNYSSFAYQNQGLFSNYAMNYASGGRLWNDNDRYKSRDKSFATGESEELTRGPRAQSVNTHLEDEKMGVSLARDKYNLEEFKTKYDHAKFYVIKSYSEDDVHKCLKYDVWSSTPNGNKKLDTAFRDAEGKANIFLFFSVNGSGQFVGVAEMIGPVDYEKNMDFWQLDKWNGFFPVKWHIVKDVPNTLLRHIILENNDNRPVTYTRDTQEVGLKQGLEMLEIFKSYSAKTSLLDDLSFYESREKLIKAKRIVKEKNQNVGGDRTIGEGSLNSSNGSRDSTASLVNLTRNLSLNS
- the LOC110885075 gene encoding YTH domain-containing protein ECT1 isoform X5; the protein is MDDQNPGSRKEGIPSGSAPPFAGVSVPSVKGGAANKATAGQGVNYSPTSCYDYHYPGQNGAYSDGSGNMNSSVGSYTDSNGSLLYYMPSYNPYATGTFMGVDGQQPYFSSSDAMSCYAWNSNSTSSYGTKSATGSNGMKYSDLNSKRTMNYTGNSPNYPLDMKSRQQSASSVPKSVLQSQHIRSLNKLGSAYQSADFAKGYKSSGNYSSFAYQNQGLFSNYAMNYASGGRLWNDNDRYKSRDKSFATGESEELTRGPRAQSVNTHLEDEKMGVSLARDKYNLEEFKTKYDHAKFYVIKSYSEDDVHKCLKYDVWSSTPNGNKKLDTAFRDAEGKANIFLFFSVNGSGQFVGVAEMIGPVDYEKNMDFWQLDKWNGFFPVKWHIVKDVPNTLLRHIILENNDNRPVTYTRDTQEVGLKQGLEMLEIFKSYSAKTSLLDDLSFYESREKLIKAKRIVKEKNQNVGGDRTIGEGSLNSSNGSRDSTASLVNLTRNLSLNS
- the LOC110885075 gene encoding YTH domain-containing protein ECT1 isoform X2; its protein translation is MPGDKNILQSEPSASGLKSSTGAKMDDQNPGSRKEGIPSGSAPPFAGVSVPSVKGGAANKATAGQGVNYSPTSCYDYHYPGQNGAYSDGSGNMNSSVGSYTDSNGSLLYYMPSYNPYATGTFMGVDGQQPYFSSSDAMSCYAWNSNSTSSYGTKSATGSNGMKYSDLNSKRTMNYTGNSPNYPLDMKSRQQSASSVPKSVLQSQHIRSLNKLGSAYQSADFAKGYKSSGNYSSFAYQNQGLFSNYAMNYASGGRLWNDNDRYKSRDKSFATGESEELTRGPRAQSVNTHLEDEKMGVSLARDKYNLEEFKTKYDHAKFYVIKSYSEDDVHKCLKYDVWSSTPNGNKKLDTAFRDAEGKANIFLFFSVNGSGQFVGVAEMIGPVDYEKNMDFWQLDKWNGFFPVKWHIVKDVPNTLLRHIILENNDNRPVTYTRDTQEVGLKQGLEMLEIFKSYSAKTSLLDDLSFYESREKLIKAKRIVKEKNQNVGGDRTIGEGSLNSSNGSRDSTASLVNLTRNLSLNS
- the LOC110885075 gene encoding YTH domain-containing protein ECT1 isoform X7 gives rise to the protein MPGDKNILQSAEPSASGLKSSTGAKMDDQNPGSRKEGIPSGSAPPFAGVSVPSVKGGAANKATAGQGVNYSPTSCYDYHYPGQNGAYSDGSDAMSCYAWNSNSTSSYGTKSATGSNGMKYSDLNSKRTMNYTGNSPNYPLDMKSRQQSASSVPKSVLQSQHIRSLNKLGSAYQSADFAKGYKSSGNYSSFAYQNQGLFSNYAMNYASGGRLWNDNDRYKSRDKSFATGESEELTRGPRAQSVNTHLEDEKMGVSLARDKYNLEEFKTKYDHAKFYVIKSYSEDDVHKCLKYDVWSSTPNGNKKLDTAFRDAEGKANIFLFFSVNGSGQFVGVAEMIGPVDYEKNMDFWQLDKWNGFFPVKWHIVKDVPNTLLRHIILENNDNRPVTYTRDTQEVGLKQGLEMLEIFKSYSAKTSLLDDLSFYESREKLIKAKRIVKEKNQNVGGDRTIGEGSLNSSNGSRDSTASLVNLTRNLSLNS
- the LOC110885075 gene encoding YTH domain-containing protein ECT1 isoform X4, translating into MPGDKNILQSEPSASGLKSSTGAKMDDQNPGSRKEGIPSGSAPPFAGVSVPSVKGGAANKATAGQGVNYSPTSCYDYHYPGQNGAYSDGSGNMNSSVGSYTDSNGSLLYYMPSYNPYATGTFMGVDGQQPYFSSSDAMSCYAWNSNSTSSYGTKSATGSNGMKYSDLNSKRTMNYTGNSPNYPLDMKSRQQSASSVPKSVLQSQHIRSLNKLGSAYQSADFAKGYKSSGNYSSFAYQNQGLFSNYAMNYASGGRLWNDNDRYKSRDKSFATGESEELTRGPRAQSVNTHLEDEKMGVSLARDKYNLEEFKTKYDHAKFYVIKSYSEDDVHKCLKYDVWSSTPNGNKKLDTAFRDAEGKANIFLFFSVNGSGQFVGVAEMIGPVDYEKNMDFWQLDKWNGFFPVKWHIVKDVPNTLLRHIILENNDNRPVTYTRDTQEVGLKQGLEMLEIFKSYSAKTSLLDDLSFYESREKLIKAKRIVKENQNVGGDRTIGEGSLNSSNGSRDSTASLVNLTRNLSLNS